A stretch of Leptospira neocaledonica DNA encodes these proteins:
- a CDS encoding lysophospholipid acyltransferase family protein: MNPLKFMESRLGRFSPKYRKLVLRTYVVTLRLVLTVAFPSMVAGIFYALIGKREKQYAAFLRGSKTWGTAVIKMTKTNLVLKNEIQIPEKGHMIFLNHVNEIDFPYDCLVVNKPYLANQVIKKTLIAYWWMKAMGSQVFETSKAATIAVSVRNLLKGLSTTSYIVYPEGHNSYSEIIQPMQKGMVKLAYENKIPVVVVLKSGITTYQTEPMFAKVGYKFIGRYEPWTHSSWESFRDFLYETMSKEKIALDSEIGTVREPVSSKSK; this comes from the coding sequence ATGAATCCACTTAAGTTTATGGAAAGCCGTTTGGGCAGGTTTTCCCCGAAGTATCGTAAACTGGTATTACGCACCTATGTCGTAACCTTAAGATTGGTACTTACTGTAGCGTTTCCCTCCATGGTCGCCGGGATTTTTTATGCGCTCATTGGTAAGAGAGAAAAACAATATGCAGCTTTTCTAAGAGGTTCTAAAACCTGGGGAACTGCTGTGATCAAGATGACCAAAACGAATTTGGTCCTAAAGAATGAAATACAGATCCCGGAAAAGGGTCATATGATCTTCTTAAATCACGTAAACGAAATCGATTTTCCTTATGATTGCCTAGTAGTAAACAAACCGTATCTGGCAAACCAGGTGATAAAAAAAACATTAATCGCTTATTGGTGGATGAAGGCGATGGGTTCTCAAGTTTTCGAAACTTCCAAGGCAGCTACGATTGCAGTTTCCGTTCGCAATTTATTAAAAGGACTTTCTACTACTTCTTATATCGTCTATCCGGAAGGTCATAATTCATATTCTGAAATTATCCAACCAATGCAAAAAGGGATGGTTAAACTCGCTTATGAAAATAAAATCCCAGTGGTGGTTGTATTAAAATCCGGAATCACTACTTACCAAACGGAACCAATGTTTGCTAAAGTTGGCTATAAATTTATAGGAAGATACGAGCCCTGGACTCACTCTAGTTGGGAGAGTTTTAGGGATTTCTTATACGAAACCATGAGCAAGGAAAAGATCGCATTGGATTCCGAGATCGGAACGGTGCGGGAACCTGTCTCTTCTAAATCAAAGTGA
- a CDS encoding DUF2225 domain-containing protein, whose translation MTATALAQGKKISFRNKEDTVCPICSEVHQRESMFQGGGRLIAGKLTQELRRLYEKNKKFGRVSPNDYVLNVCPRCLYTAFPKDWSNLDADELAKLRESAEVRRKNIESIMGPTDFYQERNLILGAASYLLAIECYQSRKVTVAPTPKKAVCAVRGAWYFDDVNTEFPGLGYDKIRDLLYQKSAGWYTDTMEIMQSGSEPVDAASYLLGPDTDKNWGFDGVIYLSAYLTMKFKEELASDAASKLNLLIRAKRTLSRLYGSGKASKSKPSVIIDMAKELYDEYNKIIEEMGGEK comes from the coding sequence ATGACAGCAACTGCATTAGCCCAAGGTAAAAAAATCTCGTTTCGGAATAAGGAAGATACGGTCTGCCCTATTTGTAGCGAGGTCCACCAACGGGAAAGTATGTTCCAAGGGGGAGGAAGGCTGATTGCAGGCAAACTCACCCAGGAATTACGTCGCTTATACGAAAAAAACAAAAAATTCGGCAGGGTTTCCCCGAACGATTACGTTCTAAACGTTTGCCCACGTTGTCTTTATACTGCATTTCCTAAGGACTGGTCCAACCTGGATGCAGACGAACTCGCAAAACTAAGAGAATCCGCTGAGGTGAGGCGTAAAAACATAGAGTCCATCATGGGACCTACGGATTTTTACCAGGAAAGAAATCTAATCCTGGGTGCTGCGTCTTATCTTTTAGCGATAGAATGTTACCAATCCAGAAAAGTGACAGTAGCTCCTACACCTAAAAAAGCGGTCTGCGCAGTTAGAGGTGCCTGGTACTTTGATGATGTAAACACAGAGTTTCCAGGCTTGGGTTACGACAAGATTCGGGACCTTCTCTATCAAAAATCGGCTGGTTGGTACACCGACACAATGGAAATCATGCAGTCGGGTTCCGAACCTGTGGATGCAGCTTCCTACCTACTCGGACCGGATACAGACAAAAACTGGGGATTTGACGGAGTAATTTATCTTTCCGCTTATCTTACTATGAAGTTCAAGGAAGAGCTCGCCTCCGATGCGGCTTCTAAACTGAACCTTTTGATCCGTGCCAAAAGAACTCTTTCCAGATTATACGGTTCCGGTAAGGCGTCCAAGTCCAAACCTTCCGTCATTATCGATATGGCCAAAGAACTCTATGACGAATACAATAAGATCATAGAGGAAATGGGCGGAGAAAAATAA
- a CDS encoding adenosine kinase: MKHYDVFGIGNALVDILIPTEDSFLQKMGWNKGIMTLVDAEVQGGVLTALDGHKKELRSGGSAANTMIALANSGGTGSYTGKVSEDTYGEFYKQDMEKAGILFEVPPSKEGHTGTCVILTTPDAERTMLTHLGISSTLTKQDLDLEKLKASSYSYVEGYLWDGPSTKEACLLAMEESKKAGVKVAFTFSDPFCVNRSREDFLKLTKEYCDLVFCNAEEAKALAATESKEDALKFISSICKNVMMTDGSNGAFVSVNGTISHIGGFPAQKLLDTTGAGDCFAAGVLYGLTHGFSSENAARWGNYVASRIVQEIGPRLSVRLMGRQDEILGKTRS; encoded by the coding sequence ATGAAACATTACGACGTATTCGGAATAGGGAATGCACTTGTGGATATTCTGATCCCTACCGAAGATTCTTTTTTGCAAAAAATGGGCTGGAATAAAGGGATCATGACCCTGGTTGATGCAGAAGTGCAGGGCGGGGTCCTTACCGCTTTGGACGGACATAAAAAAGAATTAAGATCAGGTGGAAGTGCCGCAAATACCATGATCGCACTCGCTAATTCAGGGGGCACCGGTTCTTATACCGGAAAAGTAAGTGAGGACACTTACGGAGAATTTTACAAACAGGACATGGAGAAGGCCGGAATCTTATTCGAAGTCCCTCCTTCCAAGGAAGGGCATACCGGAACCTGTGTGATCCTCACTACGCCGGACGCGGAGAGAACCATGCTCACTCACTTAGGAATTTCTTCCACATTGACAAAACAGGATCTGGATTTGGAAAAACTGAAGGCATCTTCTTATAGTTATGTAGAAGGATATCTTTGGGACGGACCTTCTACAAAAGAGGCTTGTCTTCTTGCTATGGAAGAATCCAAAAAAGCGGGTGTAAAGGTTGCATTTACTTTCAGCGATCCATTCTGCGTGAACCGTTCCAGAGAAGATTTTTTAAAACTTACAAAAGAATATTGTGATTTAGTTTTTTGTAATGCAGAAGAAGCGAAGGCTCTGGCTGCGACTGAATCCAAGGAAGACGCTTTAAAATTTATATCATCCATTTGTAAGAATGTGATGATGACAGATGGTTCTAATGGAGCATTTGTTTCCGTAAATGGAACAATCAGTCATATAGGTGGATTCCCGGCTCAGAAACTATTGGATACTACAGGGGCGGGGGATTGTTTTGCAGCAGGCGTTTTATACGGACTCACTCACGGATTTTCATCGGAGAATGCGGCTAGATGGGGAAATTACGTTGCCTCTAGGATCGTACAAGAGATCGGGCCTAGGCTTTCTGTCAGGCTCATGGGAAGACAGGACGAGATACTAGGGAAGACGCGGAGCTAA
- a CDS encoding LIC11274 family protein: MKKLLVFMIAILVAPVLLHGEAVSMKSYKKRIELLTYLREIEPVVKNYPGEVKSSGTGQTQADGERLAKYKELKRLYQEGLLYFFEGNYVNSYRRFLESQLGMELLLEELSQAYVERTEEILKTAIEKKNPNNPTDRALVDISVEYGKTSYIRADIKENREAPYTRRMYNPREFHYVVNKYTIEKNMELGYQFLGEAKEARNNALKIEKHLEKHQKLQPEHRKHRIEMYLGSINLCRDARANAMNIFKLKYPYDNYYLQRSDAKSEETRNEIGEITPGEVVSVEGVTYDFSTNPLVRADNRMSPVFDKRIPDDYRRDAVDILGRVYDDEIDNKLYLRWDAETRKKLLGDKIPPGAQKRKQAAAATQPNK; the protein is encoded by the coding sequence ATGAAAAAACTTCTCGTTTTCATGATCGCGATATTAGTCGCCCCAGTTCTATTACACGGCGAAGCCGTTTCTATGAAATCGTATAAGAAGCGGATAGAGCTCTTAACTTATTTAAGAGAAATAGAGCCTGTCGTAAAAAATTATCCTGGAGAGGTGAAATCCTCCGGAACTGGTCAAACCCAGGCAGATGGGGAAAGACTCGCGAAGTATAAAGAACTAAAAAGATTGTACCAAGAAGGTCTTCTGTATTTCTTCGAAGGGAATTATGTAAATTCTTATCGTAGATTTTTGGAATCCCAACTTGGAATGGAACTTCTTCTGGAAGAACTTTCACAAGCGTATGTGGAAAGAACGGAAGAGATCCTGAAAACAGCGATCGAAAAGAAAAATCCGAACAATCCTACAGATAGGGCTCTCGTAGATATTTCCGTGGAATACGGAAAAACAAGCTATATCCGTGCGGACATCAAGGAGAACAGAGAAGCTCCTTATACACGCAGGATGTACAACCCGAGAGAATTCCATTACGTGGTAAATAAATACACCATCGAAAAAAATATGGAGTTAGGATATCAATTCTTGGGAGAAGCCAAGGAAGCTAGGAATAACGCACTTAAGATAGAAAAACATCTGGAGAAACACCAAAAACTCCAGCCTGAGCATAGAAAACATCGTATCGAAATGTATTTAGGATCGATTAATCTTTGCAGGGACGCAAGAGCCAATGCGATGAATATTTTCAAACTCAAGTATCCTTACGATAACTACTATCTACAAAGATCCGATGCTAAGTCTGAAGAGACTCGCAACGAGATCGGAGAGATTACTCCGGGAGAAGTTGTTTCCGTAGAAGGAGTCACTTACGATTTCTCTACCAACCCTCTCGTTCGTGCAGATAATAGAATGAGCCCTGTATTCGATAAAAGAATTCCGGATGATTATCGTAGAGACGCTGTGGATATTTTAGGTAGAGTTTATGACGACGAAATCGACAATAAACTATATCTTCGTTGGGATGCTGAAACACGTAAAAAACTTCTGGGCGATAAAATTCCTCCAGGAGCTCAAAAGAGAAAACAAGCTGCAGCTGCAACCCAGCCGAATAAATAA
- the truA gene encoding tRNA pseudouridine(38-40) synthase TruA codes for MTEDPRNYALLIEFDGGCFFGYQSQKQSPTVQEEIEKALEILLKKQTRIWGAGRTDTGVHARGMIVNFKTDSPIPNLSKFLLGMNALTDRGLAIHEMTEVPLNFNSQFSCSAREYEYLLVNARFPRPVWKNRAFWYQHRIDVSRLREELELLKGEHDFRSLAKATSMRNRRTTTRVIYDASLLESEEEPGLLRLRIKANGFLHNMVRILTGTLFEIAIEKRKETNILKILSSKDRTIAGITLPPYGLYFLKAYYDSFPEIDRMYQDRKEFGGVPR; via the coding sequence ATGACTGAAGATCCTAGAAACTATGCCTTGTTAATTGAATTCGACGGTGGATGTTTTTTCGGATACCAAAGCCAGAAACAATCTCCCACAGTTCAGGAAGAAATAGAGAAGGCACTGGAAATACTTCTAAAAAAACAAACTCGAATCTGGGGAGCAGGAAGAACGGATACTGGAGTCCATGCCAGAGGAATGATCGTAAATTTTAAGACGGATTCCCCGATTCCAAATTTGTCGAAGTTCCTACTCGGAATGAATGCTCTCACCGACCGGGGTCTGGCCATCCATGAGATGACAGAAGTTCCTTTAAATTTTAATTCTCAGTTTTCTTGTTCTGCTAGGGAATACGAATACCTTTTAGTGAACGCAAGATTCCCGAGACCTGTTTGGAAAAACAGAGCATTTTGGTACCAACATCGGATTGACGTTTCCCGCTTAAGAGAAGAACTGGAACTACTAAAGGGAGAGCATGACTTTCGGAGTCTGGCAAAAGCCACTTCGATGCGGAACCGTAGGACAACTACTCGGGTCATTTATGATGCTAGCCTTTTAGAAAGTGAAGAAGAGCCCGGACTTCTTCGTTTACGGATCAAGGCAAACGGTTTCCTCCATAATATGGTCAGGATCCTGACCGGAACACTTTTTGAAATAGCGATAGAGAAGCGCAAAGAGACGAATATATTGAAAATACTTTCTTCCAAAGATAGAACCATAGCAGGGATCACTCTCCCCCCTTACGGATTGTATTTTCTAAAAGCGTACTACGATTCTTTCCCAGAGATAGATCGTATGTACCAAGACAGGAAAGAATTCGGAGGGGTTCCAAGATGA
- a CDS encoding LIC11270 family surface protein produces the protein MISKANRLLCLSSFLLTFVSDCKVGHWEGNATDNPVVSTLFNTRMLLLMKGTYATDNPLEFSEYNNGTGNVYEDPSGDPDFNLNDLPKMANLPIYIDIGEIRISSKYQDGLNNLSQIRTVAAAKAFWDNVAPNREVYCTQPYTLNANTCRSLNGEFKMVQFLNGEGAEYPSNDPTAGTASGQASQYYYTGTYIRSLVTGWGNSPGVDLTKVTFFDNYGVYGFNIVPRLAYPAGATDKSGYPLIFPLLYSAQAGEADMDFKPGYEPYIFEVRMNLKENLMVHSIKAADGSTAATLISISDWKTKHAGQTDMGGGILSRSRTIYPSTASSLAITGGSGNLTHYFAVFREGETNILTKLPLASAPARNGTVKIKYINPGTHKLYCLSDTSYVDGFPDTVVGTPLTFSVPENGNMGTVSLSYSCP, from the coding sequence ATGATTTCCAAAGCGAATCGTCTTCTATGTCTTTCTTCCTTTTTACTTACATTCGTTTCCGATTGTAAGGTGGGACATTGGGAAGGAAACGCCACAGACAATCCTGTAGTTAGTACTCTTTTTAATACCAGAATGTTACTTCTGATGAAAGGGACTTATGCAACCGACAATCCTCTGGAATTTTCTGAATATAATAACGGGACAGGGAATGTTTACGAGGATCCGTCTGGAGATCCAGACTTCAACCTAAATGATCTACCAAAAATGGCAAACCTCCCTATTTATATCGATATAGGTGAGATACGTATTTCATCCAAGTACCAAGATGGTCTAAACAATCTTTCCCAGATCAGAACTGTTGCCGCAGCAAAAGCATTCTGGGACAATGTGGCGCCGAACAGAGAAGTATATTGTACCCAACCGTATACCCTAAATGCAAACACCTGTCGATCCTTAAACGGCGAATTTAAAATGGTCCAGTTTCTAAACGGAGAAGGTGCAGAATATCCTTCCAACGATCCGACAGCAGGAACTGCTTCTGGACAAGCCAGCCAATATTATTATACAGGAACTTATATTCGTTCCTTAGTCACCGGTTGGGGAAATTCTCCCGGCGTCGACCTGACAAAGGTAACATTCTTTGATAACTACGGTGTTTATGGATTTAATATTGTTCCTAGACTAGCTTATCCGGCAGGAGCCACTGATAAATCGGGTTATCCTTTAATTTTCCCGCTTCTTTATTCCGCACAAGCCGGAGAGGCGGATATGGATTTTAAACCTGGATACGAGCCTTATATCTTCGAAGTAAGAATGAACCTTAAGGAAAACTTAATGGTCCACTCTATCAAAGCTGCTGACGGAAGCACGGCTGCAACTTTGATCTCCATCAGCGATTGGAAAACAAAACATGCGGGTCAAACAGATATGGGTGGAGGAATCTTATCCAGATCCAGAACCATCTATCCAAGCACTGCCTCCTCCTTGGCAATCACGGGAGGTTCCGGGAACCTAACCCATTACTTTGCAGTATTCCGAGAAGGTGAAACGAATATACTTACAAAACTTCCGTTAGCTTCAGCTCCTGCGAGAAACGGGACTGTAAAGATCAAATATATCAACCCAGGAACTCATAAATTATACTGCCTTTCGGACACTTCGTATGTGGATGGTTTTCCGGATACGGTCGTAGGAACTCCGCTTACATTTTCCGTTCCGGAGAACGGAAATATGGGCACAGTGTCTTTATCTTATTCTTGTCCTTAA
- a CDS encoding acetyl-CoA carboxylase biotin carboxyl carrier protein subunit — MNRLFRLQWKDKEYVLDLGDSSSRLFGPEKKWESLLTHYSWTGEEDGSYSLPDGSVALLRSGKLFIHTKGKTFQFAIKGREVSDAQAASLEIKSPMPGKIIKVEVKPGDPVKKGQTLAVVEAMKMEHALKAGADANVQEVLARPGDIVSQDQLLIKLGQS; from the coding sequence TTGAACCGTTTGTTCCGACTTCAATGGAAAGATAAGGAATACGTATTGGATCTGGGAGATTCTTCCTCCAGACTTTTCGGTCCTGAAAAAAAATGGGAATCACTACTTACACATTACTCGTGGACTGGGGAAGAAGATGGTTCTTATTCTTTGCCTGATGGAAGTGTTGCATTACTTAGAAGTGGAAAACTTTTTATCCATACAAAAGGAAAAACATTTCAATTTGCGATTAAGGGAAGAGAAGTTTCAGATGCACAAGCCGCCTCTCTCGAGATCAAAAGTCCTATGCCTGGGAAGATTATTAAAGTAGAAGTGAAGCCGGGAGATCCCGTTAAAAAAGGACAAACACTCGCAGTAGTAGAAGCAATGAAGATGGAACATGCGTTGAAAGCAGGAGCGGATGCGAATGTCCAAGAAGTACTCGCAAGGCCTGGTGATATCGTTTCCCAAGACCAACTACTTATCAAATTAGGCCAATCATAA
- a CDS encoding acetyl-CoA carboxylase biotin carboxylase subunit, whose product MIKRLLIANRGEISLRIQKTCKRLGIETVAVYSDADKDAPFVKAADFSFYLGESEPSKSYLVISNILKAIKETGADAVHPGYGFLSEKAEFARELSKAGISFLGPKPESVDLMGDKIRSRAAMEKAGVPVVPGYEGESQEHSVLLKEAERIGFPIMIKASAGGGGKGMKRVFSKEEFLPALESAQREAGNAFGDSRVFLEKYIINPRHIEVQVFGDSSGKVIHLFERECSIQRRHQKVVEESPAPNLPSELKQKICEVAVKAASSIGYLGAGTVEFILGEDGVFYFLEMNTRLQVEHPVTESVTGFDLVEWQIRIAEGISIEKLTGGKSPSQSGHAIEVRLYAEDPENEFLPSIGKIELAKFPEVQNLRVDSGVVTGSEVSLYYDPMLAKMIGIGKTREEARKNLIAGLEETIVFGPITNLNYLKAILEHSEFVKGNTDTHFLEKHKVVWEESGEEKEALMRTASFLANRTVKTSSVWEAVGPNGVWGEIS is encoded by the coding sequence GTGATCAAAAGACTACTTATCGCAAACAGGGGAGAAATTTCTCTCCGTATCCAAAAAACCTGCAAAAGATTGGGCATTGAGACCGTAGCCGTATATTCGGATGCGGACAAGGATGCTCCGTTTGTAAAAGCGGCCGACTTTTCCTTTTATCTGGGAGAATCGGAACCTTCTAAATCTTATTTAGTAATTTCTAATATACTGAAAGCCATTAAGGAAACCGGAGCGGACGCAGTGCACCCCGGTTATGGGTTCTTATCCGAGAAGGCAGAATTCGCAAGAGAACTTTCCAAAGCAGGAATTTCTTTCTTGGGACCTAAGCCCGAATCTGTGGACCTAATGGGAGATAAGATCAGATCCCGCGCGGCTATGGAGAAGGCGGGAGTTCCAGTTGTTCCAGGATATGAGGGAGAGTCTCAAGAACATTCCGTATTGTTAAAAGAAGCGGAGAGAATCGGATTTCCGATCATGATCAAGGCAAGTGCTGGCGGCGGCGGAAAAGGAATGAAACGTGTCTTTTCTAAAGAAGAATTTTTGCCTGCCTTAGAATCCGCCCAGAGAGAGGCGGGAAACGCTTTCGGCGATTCCAGAGTATTTTTAGAGAAGTATATTATAAATCCTAGACATATAGAAGTCCAGGTATTCGGCGATTCGTCTGGAAAAGTCATTCATCTATTCGAAAGAGAATGTTCCATTCAAAGAAGACACCAGAAAGTAGTGGAAGAATCTCCGGCACCAAACCTGCCTTCTGAGCTGAAACAAAAAATATGTGAAGTAGCCGTTAAGGCAGCTTCTTCCATAGGTTACCTGGGTGCAGGAACAGTTGAATTCATCTTGGGAGAAGACGGTGTATTCTACTTTTTGGAAATGAATACAAGGCTGCAGGTAGAACATCCGGTCACCGAATCCGTAACAGGTTTCGATCTGGTCGAATGGCAGATTCGAATTGCAGAAGGTATTTCTATCGAAAAACTCACAGGAGGAAAATCTCCTTCTCAGAGCGGACATGCAATCGAAGTCAGATTGTATGCGGAAGATCCGGAGAATGAATTCCTACCTTCTATAGGAAAGATAGAACTCGCCAAATTCCCGGAGGTCCAGAATCTGAGAGTGGATTCTGGAGTAGTCACCGGCTCCGAAGTTTCCCTCTATTACGATCCGATGCTCGCCAAAATGATTGGGATCGGAAAAACAAGAGAAGAAGCACGTAAAAATCTGATCGCAGGCTTAGAAGAAACAATCGTATTCGGGCCGATCACAAATCTGAATTATTTGAAAGCGATTCTGGAACATTCGGAATTCGTAAAGGGAAACACAGACACTCACTTTTTAGAAAAACATAAAGTTGTTTGGGAAGAATCCGGAGAAGAAAAAGAAGCGCTCATGAGGACTGCATCTTTCCTTGCGAACCGGACCGTAAAAACTTCCTCCGTGTGGGAGGCCGTCGGGCCGAACGGAGTTTGGGGAGAAATATCTTGA
- a CDS encoding 50S ribosomal protein L11 methyltransferase, with protein sequence MKYKEIRVSIPKDFAEEFSAYLDEWQVAGYYEILFDREEPRKPDQEIISDNTPIRVYLAEEDVQSEAKIWVYLQTVAPENSFAESRWIETKEYEEAYKEFYKPFSVGVFWVVPTWEKEDWEKNKKSEQEGSVPVYINPGLAFGTGHHETTRLVLSRLGSIDLKGKKVADIGAGSGILSVAAAKLDVSKIIAVDIDPNAVRSSAFNRDENGISDQVLVVEEGGFDHPKILSETFDLCVANITFAVLKANMEKIASLHTDHFLFSGVITERKEEFIELLSSQVGGKSVYETSWNGWELIEWTRK encoded by the coding sequence TTGAAATACAAAGAAATTAGAGTTTCCATTCCGAAAGATTTTGCGGAGGAATTTTCCGCGTATTTGGACGAGTGGCAGGTAGCGGGATATTACGAGATCTTATTCGATAGAGAAGAACCTAGAAAACCCGATCAAGAGATTATCTCGGACAATACTCCGATTAGAGTATATCTGGCAGAAGAAGATGTCCAGTCCGAGGCGAAAATTTGGGTCTATCTACAAACGGTGGCTCCAGAAAATTCTTTTGCAGAATCCAGATGGATAGAAACAAAAGAATACGAAGAAGCTTATAAAGAATTTTATAAACCGTTTTCTGTGGGAGTTTTCTGGGTGGTGCCTACCTGGGAAAAAGAAGATTGGGAAAAAAATAAAAAATCAGAACAAGAGGGTTCTGTTCCTGTATATATCAATCCTGGACTTGCTTTCGGAACAGGACATCATGAAACCACTCGTTTGGTTTTATCCAGGCTTGGCTCCATAGATCTAAAAGGGAAGAAGGTTGCAGATATTGGTGCCGGTTCCGGAATTTTATCCGTAGCGGCAGCAAAACTAGATGTATCTAAAATTATTGCGGTGGATATAGATCCGAATGCCGTACGTTCTTCTGCATTCAATCGAGACGAGAACGGTATTTCTGACCAAGTTTTAGTCGTGGAAGAAGGTGGATTCGATCATCCTAAAATCCTTTCCGAAACATTCGATCTATGTGTGGCGAATATCACATTCGCCGTCTTAAAGGCGAATATGGAAAAGATTGCAAGTCTTCATACGGATCATTTTCTTTTTAGCGGTGTGATCACCGAAAGAAAAGAAGAATTTATAGAACTTCTATCCTCCCAAGTAGGAGGTAAATCGGTATACGAGACTTCCTGGAACGGATGGGAACTGATAGAATGGACCCGCAAGTAA
- a CDS encoding PrsW family glutamic-type intramembrane protease, producing the protein MSLEVILLAIGSIFPWGFYLIYTQPDTGREKRFFFIIFFALLLGWVSTELVLRASAWLWPETEIKAKVVKSILSQTAFLAFVKAGMMEEFCKSVLIVSLSLALAYDWKKKEFLPETFLVGGFIALGFAGIENYHYILIAKEDDRIHTFILRTLKSSNAHLLINLCFALCLIKSNKRQFPDKYWYILSGFLLAVIQHGLFDFFVIPVGRFGHWAATALFVGIWVWIVKDRRVFMKVEEIRKEKPPREEIPQSVPEIIR; encoded by the coding sequence ATGAGTTTAGAAGTAATTCTTCTTGCGATTGGAAGTATTTTTCCTTGGGGATTTTATCTCATCTATACCCAACCCGACACAGGTAGAGAAAAACGTTTCTTTTTTATAATATTTTTCGCGCTACTTTTAGGTTGGGTCTCCACGGAGTTGGTGCTTCGCGCGAGTGCTTGGCTCTGGCCGGAAACCGAAATCAAGGCAAAAGTAGTAAAATCAATTCTTTCTCAAACTGCATTTCTCGCATTCGTTAAGGCAGGAATGATGGAAGAATTCTGTAAATCAGTTCTGATTGTTTCATTATCTCTTGCCTTAGCTTACGATTGGAAAAAGAAAGAGTTCCTTCCAGAAACATTTTTAGTCGGCGGATTTATCGCATTAGGTTTTGCAGGAATAGAAAATTATCATTATATTCTTATCGCTAAAGAAGACGATCGGATTCATACTTTTATTCTGAGAACATTAAAATCTTCGAATGCACATTTACTCATCAATCTTTGTTTTGCACTTTGTCTGATCAAAAGTAATAAAAGACAATTCCCGGACAAATATTGGTATATTCTTTCTGGATTCTTGCTTGCTGTAATTCAACACGGTCTATTCGACTTTTTTGTGATCCCTGTGGGAAGATTCGGGCATTGGGCGGCTACGGCACTCTTCGTAGGAATTTGGGTCTGGATCGTAAAAGACAGAAGAGTATTTATGAAAGTGGAAGAAATACGAAAAGAAAAACCACCCCGGGAAGAAATTCCCCAATCGGTTCCAGAGATAATCCGTTGA